One window from the genome of Elaeis guineensis isolate ETL-2024a chromosome 5, EG11, whole genome shotgun sequence encodes:
- the LOC140858211 gene encoding uncharacterized protein produces MECRGVKTILAVAAILVFLVGESSASKCYDKCYADCRSHPDNPSWWCKYHCTLDCLIPAAQAPRVDSHCSFACAKSCGQRDPGQNDMGACLSACSKSCTKVRKSL; encoded by the exons ATGGAGTGTAGGGGTGTCAAGACGATCTTAGCAGTAGCTGCCATTCTAGTCTTCCTCGTTGGGGAAAGCTCGGCATCAAAATGTTACGATAAATGTTATGCCGATTGCAGGTCTCACCCGGATAACCCATCTTGGTGGTGCAAATACCACTGCACTCTTGATTGTCTCATTCCTGCTGCTCAGGCTCCAAGAGTTGACTCTCACTGTAGCTTTGCATGCGCCAAGTCCTGTGGCCAACGTGATCCAG GGCAAAATGACATGGGGGCCTGCTTGTCCGCATGCTCCAAGAGCTGCACCAAAGTGAGGAAGTCTCTGTGA
- the LOC105045956 gene encoding EPIDERMAL PATTERNING FACTOR-like protein 4, with protein MELIRRRTRAGSVSKSALLCWVFICLFSACALITVTQRSVHLGDQENRSSRSDSSTQGELVRRRELSGGPGSYPPRCASKCGTCTPCSPVHVPVPPGTPVTTEYYPEAWRCKCGNKLYMP; from the exons ATGGAGTTGATAAGAAGGAGGACAAGAGCTGGATCGGTCTCAAAGTCGGCTCTTTTATGCTGGGTTTTCATCTGTCTCTTCTCTGCTTGCGCGTTGATTACAGTAACTCAGAGAAGTGTTCATTTAGGCGATCAAG AGAATAGAAGCTCAAGATCGGATTCTTCTACTCAG GGGGAACTGGTGCGGAGGCGGGAGCTGAGCGGGGGGCCGGGGTCGTATCCGCCGCGGTGTGCGTCCAAGTGCGGGACGTGCACGCCGTGCAGCCCGGTGCACGTGCCGGTGCCGCCGGGCACGCCCGTGACCACCGAGTACTACCCGGAGGCCTGGCGGTGCAAATGTGGCAACAAGCTCTACATGCCCTGA